Below is a window of uncultured Tolumonas sp. DNA.
AAATGCCGCCATCATGGCTGGAAGGCGGGGATGCTAACTTCTGGTTAGGTACGGATAATCAGGGCCGCGATATTCTGAGTACCATTCTTTATGGTTCCCGAATTTCGCTGATCATTGGTTTATTTGCGGTTGCTTTGCAATTAGCGATTGGGGTTGTTGTCGGTTTGGTTGCCGGTTATGTCGGTGGCCGTATCGATAACTTACTGATGCGTCTGGCGGATATTCAATTATCATTTTCCACTATGATGGTGGCGATCATCGTATCAGCCATTTTTCAGGCGACTTTGGGCGGCGATTTCTATTCGAAATATGCCATTCTGATGTTGGTGTTGATTATCGGTATTTCCGAATGGCCACAATATGCGCGTACGGTGCGGGCATCTGTGCTGGCGGAAAAGAAAAAAGAGTATGTGGAAGCGGCGCGCGTGATGGGCTTTAAAGCGCCACGCATCATGTTCCGTCATATTCTGCCGAACTGTTTATCACCGATTTTGGTTATCTCTACCGTTCAGGTTGCCAATGCCATTATGGCGGAAGCGGCACTGTCATTCTTAGGTTTGGGGATGCCAGTCGATAAACCATCGCTTGGTTCACTGATCAGTATTGGTTTTAACTATATCTTCTCGGGTTCATGGTGGATCACAGCATTCCCTGGTATCTGTCTGGTGCTGTTAGTGCTGGTGATCAATCTGCTGGGTGACTGGTTACGTGATTTGTTTAATCCAAAGATTTATAAAGATTAATCAGACACATTCAGTCAATAAAAAAGGGAAGCGTAGTTGCTTCCCTTTTTCTTACTTGATATTTAAGCCGTTACGCAATGATGGAACCTTCATCATCTCGTTTATCTCTGGGTAATTGGCAAACGCTCTGAATAGCGAAGCGCAGATACATGACTTCCAGCACAACAAACAACACACTGGCGAATGGTAGCGGTAAACCCAGAATACCCAGCAGCATATCGATGATCATGGCAGGCGTCAGCGCAACCGAGCTGATCCGCACAAAGGAAGGGTAACGCATGACTAAGCCTTGTCTCTTTGCCAGCCAGCCAGCCAGTAGAGCATAAAGCATGGCCTGTGTGATACGCCATGACCAGGCAAATAACACCAGAATGACGTAGGTTAATGGCATGACAAACTTGCTGGTGGTGCTCAGAAACGAGTCGAGCAGTTCACGATCAATAGTCATATCGGTAAAGGTCGAAAAATCAAATGAGCGGGTTTCAATATCACTTTTACGGATATACAGACGGTCAGCGGTAATCAATACCGGTGCTGAGGTTTGCTCCAAATCGGTAATTTGACCGCTGGTATCCACCACAATAAATGGATCTGTCGTGCCTTTCTCATTGATGATGTAAGGACGATCTTCCGGTGTTGAGGCGGTGCCATCCTGAATGGTGAGTTCGGGTAATTCATCCAGATACAATGGCAAGTCGTTTTCAATAAAGGAGAGATAATCGGCCCGGATCTCCATCGTAACTGGCAGAACGACCAGAGCGGAGAGGATCAACAGATATAACGATCCAATGCCTTGCCATTGTCTGGCAACGGATTGGTATAACTGTCGGGAAAAAAATGATAGCCAGACAGCCTGCCACCATGTGAATTTACGCATGACCCGAAACTCCTGCGGTTCAATTGAGTTTATATATTTGGTCTAGCATATCAGTTTGTCCGGCATAAATCAGGCGTGGTACCACGTTCGGATATTCGGTGGATTTCGTTTGAAAGTTAATATGGCGCAATATTTGTGATATAGCTCATGTTAGACTTTGCCTCCCGTTTTTCGGTGGTGGTGCTATGTCCGCTTTATTACATCAAATCTATCTCTCAACACCCTTGTTTATTCTGGTGTTTATTGGCTATGGCGTGATGCGCTGGGCACAGTGGCCTAAAGTGATGTCAGAATCATTATCCCGTTTTGTCTTTTCACTCGCCTTGCCGGCGATGCTGTTCCATTTGATGAGTGATTTTTCCAAATTACCGCCGGTTGATGCCCGTTTGTTGATCGCTTTTTTTGGTGGCTGCTTTATTGTTTTTATCTTGGGCCGTTTCATGGCCTGGAAACTATTTAAGCTGGACGGTGTCTCGCAGTCGGTATTTGCTTTGGGCGGGATTTTTTCCAACAATTCGATGTTGGGTTTGCCGCTGGCAAAAATGATGCTGGGTGATGCGGCGTTACCATCGGTTGCCTTGGTGTTAGTGTTTAATTCGCTGATCTTATGGACGCTAGTCACGGTCTCTGTCGAGCTGGCCAAACATGGTAGTTTTTCATTCCGCGGTTTTTTCCATACTGTGAAAAGTGTGCTGAAAAACCCGATTGTATTCGGCATTTTAACGGGTACAGCGTGGGGATTAACCGGGTGGAAATTACCATTACTGATTGATAATACCGTTGGCATGATCAGTGGCGCAGCAGCACCCATGGCCTTGTTATCGTTAGGTATGGGATTAGCAGAATATGGGATCGGTGGCAATTGGGGGCAATCGATCAGTATCTGTGTACTAAAACTGATTGGACATCCATTGGCGGCGTGGGGAATTGCCCGGTTGATTGGTTTGCCGATCATGGAGACGCAGGCTATTGTTTTGTTAGCTTCTATCGCGACGGGTGTGAATGTCTATTTGATGGCGCGGCAGTTCAAAACCATGGAAGGAGTCATGGCGACGAGTCTGTTAGTTTCGACCGTGCTGGCGGCGGTGACAACTCCGCTGTGTGTGGTGCTCGCGGGGTAAATATTAAGCCAGCGTCTGCTGGCTTTTATTTTTAACTGAAAACCACGTCCTATGGACGTGGTTATCTACTTTTTGGCTCTGCCTATAGATGCTACTCATGGAAAATCCAAATCTGTTGTCCCCACAACCGATAAGGAAAATCCATGAGTAGATTTGAAAAAGCATCCCATGTGATCTGGCATTGTCAATATCACATAATTTGGACCCCTAAGTGCCGTTTTCGTATATTGAAAGACAATGTAGGGAAAGAAGTTTATCGACAGATTCGGATATTGTGCGACCAATTGAAAATACAGATAGTTGAATTAAATGTCCAAATAGACCATGTGCATCTTTTGGTAAAAATTCCGCCTAGGTTATCAGTATCTGAAGTTATGGGTCATTTGAAAGGAAGAACAGCGATCCGATTGTTCAATAAATTTCCCTATTTGAGAAAGCATAAGTTATGGGGAAATCATTTTTGGGCAAAGGGTTATTGCGTTGACACCGTAGGTGTGAATGCAGAAATGATAAAGAAATATGTAAAGTACCAAGAGAAACACGAGCTGGATGATAAACAATTGTCATTGCAGAATATCTAAACTGAAAGGCGAAGGCCCTCAGGGTAAAAGCCAAGTACGCCCCTATGGGGCGCTAAAGCAATGCCGCCTTCTATGAAGGCGGATTTTTACTATATTGATAATTTCAATTACTCTTGTAATATCGAAGCATGAAAAAAGAATCTGCAACACTCATTTTTGAATCATTAGCATCCGGCATCCGACAGGATATTTACCGTTTGCTGGTGAAGTGTGGTCAGGAAGGGATGGTGGCCGGGCAAATCGCCACTTCGCTCGGTTTACCACCGAATAACCTGTCATTCCATTTGAAAGCCATGGCGCATGCTGGTTTGTTGTCAGTCGTGCAAGAAGGTCGATTCCAGCGTTATCGCGCGAACGTCCCGCTGATGCTGGAGCTGATAGATTACCTGACCGCCGAGTGTTGCGGTGGACATCCGGAACAATGTATTCCTCGTTAATGCTCATGAAAGGGAAATAACCATGTCTGAAGTGACTATTTACCACAATCCGAAATGCGGCACATCGCGTAACACGCTGGAAATGATCCGTAATGCCGGTATCGAACCCAATGTGATTCTGTATCTGGAAACACCGCCGACTCGCGAGACATTGGTTAAACTGATTGCCGATATGGGCATCAGCGTGCGTGAAGTGCTGCGGAAGAAATGCGATCCCTACACTGAGTTGGGTTTAGATGATGCTAAATGGTCAGATGAACAGCTGATCGATTTCATGATGCAGCATCCGATCTTGATCAATCGCCCGATTGTCGTGACTGAGTTAGGCACCAAGCTGTGCCGTCCATCTGAAGAGGTGCTGGATATTCTGCCACAAGCACAACAAGGTGCGTTCACCAAAGAAGATGGTGAAAAAGTGGTAGATGCAGAAGGTAAACGCTTGCTTTGATATTCATAAACAAAGGCTCCTGCTGTAACAACAGGAGCCTTTGTTTTATTGGGCTAACGTAATTCATTACGCCATAAAGTCTTTGATCTGCTGTTCGATGCCGGCACTGTCGAGTTTCAGATCGTGATAGATCTCTTCCTGGGTGCCTTGTTCAATAAAGCGATCTGGCAGACCGATATTCAACACTGGTTTTAACAAGCGTTGCGTCATCATCCACTCGTTCACGGCAGAACCGGCACCGCCTTGAATCGCATTTTCTTCCACGGTCACCAAAATGTCGTGCTGTGCGGTAATGGTTTTCAGCAGCTCAGTATCCAGCGGTTTTACGAAACGCATATCGACCAGCGTGGCATCCAGCTTTTCGGCTACCACTTTGGCTTGATGTAACAATGTGCCAAAACAGAGCAGGGCAATGCCTTGGCCCTGACGCACAATACGACTCTTGCCAATTGGTAAGGTATCAAGCTCAGCACTGAGAGCGGCACCACAACCACTACCGCGTGGGTAACGTACTACCGCAGGTTGGTTAAGCTGATAACCGGTGGTGAGCATCAAGCGACATTCGTTTTCATCTGATGGCGTCATGATCACCATGTTGGGCACGGTACGCAGGAAACTAATATCAAAAGCGCCCTGATGTGTCGGGCCGTCGGCACCGACTAAACCGGCACGATCAATGGCAAACAACACAGGCAGATTCTGAATTGCCACATCATGAATGATCTGGTCGTAAGCGCGCTGCGTAAAGCTGGAATACATCGCCACTACCGGCTTCATGCCTTCGATAGCAAGCCCGGCGGCAAAGGTAACCGCGTGCTGTTCAGCAATCGCGACATCAAAATAACGGTCAGGATATCGCTGGGAAAACTCGACCATGCCAGAGCCTTCTCGCATTGCCGGTGTAATGCCAACCAGTTTGTTATCTACGGCAGCGGTATCGCATAACCATTGCCCAAAAATGTTGGAGAAAGTCGGTTTGCTGCTTTTATTCTTCGGTAAACAATCATCTTCGGGGTTAAATTTCGGCACACCGTGATAACCGATAGGGTCTTTTTCGGCCGGGTCATAACCCTTGCCTTTTTTGGTCATCACATGCAGCAGTTGCGGGCCTTTCAGCTGGCGCATATTTTTCAGCGTTTTGACTAACGCCTTGATGTCGTGACCATCAATCGGGCCGATGTAGTTAAAGCCCAGCTCTTCAAACAGCGTACCGGGGATCACCATGCCCTTAATGTGTTCTTCGGCACGCCGCGCTAGTTCTTTCACGGGAGGCATGCCGGATAAGACTTTTTTGCCGCCTTCACGCAAGGTGGTATACAGCGAACCAGACAACCATTTCGCCAGATGGTTATTCAGTGCACCGACGTTTTCCGAAATCGACATCTCGTTATCATTTAAGATAACCAGCATGTCTTCGTGCAGATCACCGGCATGATTCAGCGCTTCAAATGCCATACCGGCCGTCAGAGCACCATCACCAATCACGGCAACGACTTTTTGATCCAGTCCCTGACGTTTTGCGGCAACAGCCATACCTAATGCGGCACCAATTGAGGTGCTGGAATGACCAACACTCAGCGGGTCGTATTCACTCTCTTCGCGCCAGGGGAATGGGTGTATCCCGCCTTTTTGGCGGATCGTTTCCATCCGATCACGGCGGCCGGTCAGAATTTTATGTGGATAGGCCTGATGACCAACATCCCACACCAGTTTATCTACCGGAGTCTGATAGACGTAATGTAATGCGACGGTCAGTTCTACGACGCCGAGCCCGGATGCCAGATGGCCGCTGCTACGGCTGACGGAATGCAGTAAAAACGTGCGTAATTCCTGACATAACTGGGTCAAACGCTCTTCCGGGAATTGCCGCAGATCCGCTGGTGAATTCACTAATGCCAGCGTTGGATATTCGGTCATATCAATCGTCATGGGTTTGTTATTATCCGACATTAATATGCGCGCTCGATGATGTAATCAGCGAACGCAGACAATATTTCAGTGTTGTAAGGCAGTGGTTGCAGTGCCGCGAGTGCCTGCTGGTGTAAATCGCGCGCCAGTTCACGGGCGGCATCTAAACCTAACAGGGCAGGGTAGGTGCTTTTGTCTAAAGCTTGATCTGAACCCTGAGGTTTACCCAGTGTTTCGGTATCACTGACCACATCCAGAATGTCATCTTGCACCTGAAACGCCAGACCGATTGCCGCCGCATAGGTTTTCAGTGCCGACAGTGTTTCCGCCGTCACATTCTGCTGACACAACGCCCCTAATTGCACGGCACATTCAATCAGTGCACCGGTTTTATGCCGGTGAATTTGTTCCAGTGCCTGCAAGCCAACACGCTGGCCCTCAGCGGCCAGATCGAGTGCCTGACCACCACACATGCCGGCATAACCCGATGCTTGTGCTAAAGCGCTCAGCATTTTGACCTGCTGTGCGCGTAAGCGTTCAGGGAATGGGTGATCGGCTAAGATAGAGAAAGCCAGCGTTTGTAAGGCATCACCTGCCAGCACAGCAGTCGCTTCATCAAACGCTTTGTGTACGGTTGGATGACCACGACGCAAGTCATCGTCATCCATCGCCGGCAAGTCGTCATGGATCAATGAATAAGCATGAATGCATTCGATAGCCGCCGCCGGGCCGTCTAATAAGGTTTCTTCAACATCCAGCATTAAACCGGTGGCATACACCAGAAATGGTCGTACCCGTTTTCCGCCTAGTACCAGCCCATGCCGCATGGCGGCTTTTAAGTTGGGGGACAGATCGGGTAAGGCTTCAATATGCTGTAACAGCAGGCTATCAATGCGTTGTCGATAGTGCTGGGAAAAGGTCTGCAATGACACTTATTCGTCCTCTGCGCTCGAGCGAGTGGTTTGTTCAACAGTAAACGGTGCCAGTTTTTCCTGCTCACCCTGTTGTAACAAGATCTGCACTTGCTGCTCTGCCTGTTCTAATTTTTGTTTACTTACCCGGGCCAGCTGAATGCCTCGTTCAAATTGTTTTAGTGCTGTTTCCAGTGGTAGATCGCCTTGTTCAAGCTGTTGAACGATCTGTTCCAGCTCGCCGAGAGCGGCATCAAAACTTAATGATTCGGTCTTTTTCGCGGCCATGACGGGTTCTGATTATCAAAGTAAATAATTTACCTATCTTACCATTACTCTATCGTGCAGGCGTAGAAACTCTGTGATCTCGCCCTACAAGGCTTAGTTTCTGGCGCCGGCTGGATTATAATGCGCCACTTTTCGCCAGCTAACCGAGCGTTG
It encodes the following:
- a CDS encoding ABC transporter permease, which produces MSQQATMSRWQRFRQSDLVYYFLKDKVAIFCFLIFICYVVLATLAPWLAPHNPYDPSTYDIMDAEMPPSWLEGGDANFWLGTDNQGRDILSTILYGSRISLIIGLFAVALQLAIGVVVGLVAGYVGGRIDNLLMRLADIQLSFSTMMVAIIVSAIFQATLGGDFYSKYAILMLVLIIGISEWPQYARTVRASVLAEKKKEYVEAARVMGFKAPRIMFRHILPNCLSPILVISTVQVANAIMAEAALSFLGLGMPVDKPSLGSLISIGFNYIFSGSWWITAFPGICLVLLVLVINLLGDWLRDLFNPKIYKD
- a CDS encoding DUF1189 domain-containing protein, encoding MRKFTWWQAVWLSFFSRQLYQSVARQWQGIGSLYLLILSALVVLPVTMEIRADYLSFIENDLPLYLDELPELTIQDGTASTPEDRPYIINEKGTTDPFIVVDTSGQITDLEQTSAPVLITADRLYIRKSDIETRSFDFSTFTDMTIDRELLDSFLSTTSKFVMPLTYVILVLFAWSWRITQAMLYALLAGWLAKRQGLVMRYPSFVRISSVALTPAMIIDMLLGILGLPLPFASVLFVVLEVMYLRFAIQSVCQLPRDKRDDEGSIIA
- a CDS encoding AEC family transporter — its product is MSALLHQIYLSTPLFILVFIGYGVMRWAQWPKVMSESLSRFVFSLALPAMLFHLMSDFSKLPPVDARLLIAFFGGCFIVFILGRFMAWKLFKLDGVSQSVFALGGIFSNNSMLGLPLAKMMLGDAALPSVALVLVFNSLILWTLVTVSVELAKHGSFSFRGFFHTVKSVLKNPIVFGILTGTAWGLTGWKLPLLIDNTVGMISGAAAPMALLSLGMGLAEYGIGGNWGQSISICVLKLIGHPLAAWGIARLIGLPIMETQAIVLLASIATGVNVYLMARQFKTMEGVMATSLLVSTVLAAVTTPLCVVLAG
- the tnpA gene encoding IS200/IS605 family transposase; amino-acid sequence: MSRFEKASHVIWHCQYHIIWTPKCRFRILKDNVGKEVYRQIRILCDQLKIQIVELNVQIDHVHLLVKIPPRLSVSEVMGHLKGRTAIRLFNKFPYLRKHKLWGNHFWAKGYCVDTVGVNAEMIKKYVKYQEKHELDDKQLSLQNI
- a CDS encoding helix-turn-helix domain-containing protein → MKKESATLIFESLASGIRQDIYRLLVKCGQEGMVAGQIATSLGLPPNNLSFHLKAMAHAGLLSVVQEGRFQRYRANVPLMLELIDYLTAECCGGHPEQCIPR
- the arsC gene encoding glutaredoxin-dependent arsenate reductase, whose amino-acid sequence is MSEVTIYHNPKCGTSRNTLEMIRNAGIEPNVILYLETPPTRETLVKLIADMGISVREVLRKKCDPYTELGLDDAKWSDEQLIDFMMQHPILINRPIVVTELGTKLCRPSEEVLDILPQAQQGAFTKEDGEKVVDAEGKRLL
- the dxs gene encoding 1-deoxy-D-xylulose-5-phosphate synthase; translation: MTIDMTEYPTLALVNSPADLRQFPEERLTQLCQELRTFLLHSVSRSSGHLASGLGVVELTVALHYVYQTPVDKLVWDVGHQAYPHKILTGRRDRMETIRQKGGIHPFPWREESEYDPLSVGHSSTSIGAALGMAVAAKRQGLDQKVVAVIGDGALTAGMAFEALNHAGDLHEDMLVILNDNEMSISENVGALNNHLAKWLSGSLYTTLREGGKKVLSGMPPVKELARRAEEHIKGMVIPGTLFEELGFNYIGPIDGHDIKALVKTLKNMRQLKGPQLLHVMTKKGKGYDPAEKDPIGYHGVPKFNPEDDCLPKNKSSKPTFSNIFGQWLCDTAAVDNKLVGITPAMREGSGMVEFSQRYPDRYFDVAIAEQHAVTFAAGLAIEGMKPVVAMYSSFTQRAYDQIIHDVAIQNLPVLFAIDRAGLVGADGPTHQGAFDISFLRTVPNMVIMTPSDENECRLMLTTGYQLNQPAVVRYPRGSGCGAALSAELDTLPIGKSRIVRQGQGIALLCFGTLLHQAKVVAEKLDATLVDMRFVKPLDTELLKTITAQHDILVTVEENAIQGGAGSAVNEWMMTQRLLKPVLNIGLPDRFIEQGTQEEIYHDLKLDSAGIEQQIKDFMA
- the ispA gene encoding (2E,6E)-farnesyl diphosphate synthase — protein: MSLQTFSQHYRQRIDSLLLQHIEALPDLSPNLKAAMRHGLVLGGKRVRPFLVYATGLMLDVEETLLDGPAAAIECIHAYSLIHDDLPAMDDDDLRRGHPTVHKAFDEATAVLAGDALQTLAFSILADHPFPERLRAQQVKMLSALAQASGYAGMCGGQALDLAAEGQRVGLQALEQIHRHKTGALIECAVQLGALCQQNVTAETLSALKTYAAAIGLAFQVQDDILDVVSDTETLGKPQGSDQALDKSTYPALLGLDAARELARDLHQQALAALQPLPYNTEILSAFADYIIERAY
- the xseB gene encoding exodeoxyribonuclease VII small subunit produces the protein MAAKKTESLSFDAALGELEQIVQQLEQGDLPLETALKQFERGIQLARVSKQKLEQAEQQVQILLQQGEQEKLAPFTVEQTTRSSAEDE